In one Aeromicrobium erythreum genomic region, the following are encoded:
- a CDS encoding ArsR/SmtB family transcription factor: MSERGDAGRGDIDAYASVAALFDAMSTPLRAALVHRLCAGEQTVGDLVEWTGRSQPLVSQHLRILRTARLVSGERRGREVVYSLTDEHVAHVLLDAFQHTQENHL, translated from the coding sequence ATGAGTGAGCGGGGTGACGCCGGGCGGGGGGACATCGACGCCTACGCGTCCGTCGCTGCACTCTTCGACGCCATGTCGACGCCGTTGCGCGCCGCTCTCGTGCACCGCCTGTGCGCGGGGGAGCAGACGGTCGGCGACCTCGTCGAGTGGACCGGGCGGTCGCAGCCGCTCGTGTCGCAGCACCTGAGGATCCTGCGCACCGCACGTCTCGTCTCGGGCGAGCGACGCGGACGCGAGGTCGTCTACTCCCTCACCGACGAGCACGTGGCCCACGTGCTCCTCGACGCCTTCCAGCACACCCAGGAGAACCACTTATGA
- the pntB gene encoding Re/Si-specific NAD(P)(+) transhydrogenase subunit beta, with product MTAQSIATAAYIVAALLFILSLAGLSKHETARSGVAYGIAGMTIALVATIVLAVEDAETVGVVLLVGAIVIGAGIGIWRAREVEMTGMPELIALLHSFVGMAAVLVGWNGYLEHPVYPLESLERIHSAEVFVGVFIGAVTFTGSIVAYLKLSARIKSSPLVLPGKNYLNIGALVLFFVLTVVFVASPNIWLLILVTALALALGWHLVASIGGGDMPVVVSMLNSYSGWAAAAAGFLLSNNLLIVTGALVGSSGAYLSYIMCQAMNRSFISVIAGGFGIEAPAGEATDYGEHREVDAEGVAELLKDASSVVITPGYGMAVAQAQYPVADLTRKLRERGVDVRFGIHPVAGRLPGHMNVLLAEAKVPYDIVLEMDEVNDDLADTDVVLVIGANDTVNPAAAEDPTSPIAGMPVLRVWEASNVVVFKRSMAAGYAGVQNPLFFRENSQMLFGDAKDRVEDILRAL from the coding sequence GTGACTGCACAGAGCATCGCGACCGCGGCGTACATCGTCGCCGCCCTGCTGTTCATCCTCAGCCTCGCCGGGCTGAGCAAGCACGAGACCGCGCGCTCGGGTGTCGCCTACGGCATCGCCGGCATGACCATCGCCCTCGTCGCGACCATCGTGCTGGCCGTCGAGGACGCCGAGACGGTCGGCGTCGTCCTGCTGGTCGGTGCGATCGTGATCGGCGCGGGCATCGGCATCTGGCGGGCCCGCGAGGTCGAGATGACCGGCATGCCGGAGCTGATCGCGCTCCTGCACTCCTTCGTCGGCATGGCGGCCGTGCTCGTCGGCTGGAACGGCTACCTCGAGCACCCGGTGTACCCGTTGGAGTCGCTCGAGCGGATCCACTCGGCCGAGGTCTTCGTGGGCGTGTTCATCGGCGCCGTGACGTTCACCGGGTCGATCGTCGCGTACCTGAAGCTGAGCGCACGGATCAAGTCGTCGCCGCTCGTGCTGCCGGGCAAGAACTACCTCAACATCGGCGCGCTGGTGCTGTTCTTCGTGCTCACCGTCGTGTTCGTGGCGAGCCCGAACATCTGGCTGCTGATCCTGGTGACGGCCCTCGCCCTCGCCCTGGGCTGGCACCTCGTAGCCTCGATCGGCGGTGGCGACATGCCCGTCGTCGTGTCGATGCTCAACAGCTACTCGGGCTGGGCCGCGGCCGCAGCCGGCTTCCTGCTGAGCAACAACCTGCTGATCGTCACCGGCGCGCTCGTGGGCTCCTCGGGTGCGTACCTGAGCTACATCATGTGCCAGGCGATGAACCGCTCGTTCATCTCCGTGATCGCGGGCGGCTTCGGCATCGAGGCGCCGGCCGGCGAGGCGACGGACTACGGCGAGCACCGCGAGGTCGACGCCGAGGGCGTGGCCGAGCTGCTGAAGGACGCGTCGAGCGTCGTCATCACCCCGGGCTACGGCATGGCGGTGGCACAGGCGCAGTACCCGGTCGCCGACCTGACCCGCAAGCTGCGCGAGCGCGGCGTCGACGTGCGGTTCGGCATCCACCCGGTCGCCGGTCGGCTGCCCGGGCACATGAACGTGCTCCTCGCCGAGGCGAAGGTCCCGTACGACATCGTGCTCGAGATGGACGAGGTCAACGACGACCTCGCCGACACCGACGTGGTGCTCGTCATCGGCGCCAACGACACCGTGAACCCGGCCGCGGCGGAGGACCCGACCAGCCCGATCGCCGGCATGCCGGTGCTGCGGGTGTGGGAGGCGTCGAACGTGGTGGTGTTCAAGCGCTCGATGGCCGCCGGGTACGCGGGGGTGCAGAACCCGCTGTTCTTCCGGGAGAACAGCCAGATGCTGTTCGGTGACGCGAAGGACCGCGTGGAGGACATCCTGCGCGCGCTGTGA